The following coding sequences lie in one Paramisgurnus dabryanus chromosome 16, PD_genome_1.1, whole genome shotgun sequence genomic window:
- the brd8b gene encoding bromodomain-containing protein 8 isoform X6 produces the protein MSTGVGKHKMLALGPTEPWSIREKLCLASSVMRSGDQNWVSVSRAIKPFSESGRPPDWFSQKHCASQYSELLEATEAPKRKRGEKGEVVETIEDVIVRRLTAERIEELKRLIKDTQEKYRKLKKEVDLIQAGHMDPKLEELWGEIELKRKQEEEEAEQKKRATEAAYQVRQAAKNTPKRVPSVTVRSPPGSGSPGLDISHADTSQPMTDEPCVSSMAQGVPTFMPVSEVTGPKESTMGALVDDSPQKKHLNPKATPPPSPLLSELLKKGSLIAASSRLVVEGEVVAGLSNGSHGVELHAAAALPTNQDIAADVPTLSRLLESSIPAQQPVSAEPPKPPTVVPPAPDHLSVPNAGAAAVAEGSGTEAVMAGSSTPAEVEEKEAELVEEDTVVSVSYMAHELDLETVGDIIAIIEEKVDDPVEALDAAAVEAALSLCEDPAVGGHLSSPWESQTFKAGEPEPDVQQNAVPVDPQSGSDLVGVQGEMEVLVEGTEKPEVANGVMEDSVVTAVPDVEQSQDSEVKMEAEREGEGDDGMEEAQEENRTPSPTVKCEGEDWVQPETATPCLDSEDSSASAKDAKEVKEEDGGSEVDVDEGMEMKDCGDGDGDGPYLSEVDPPASESEDGYGSHSQRYTTADSTASSPASSQFSMCSEDQEALQAQKIWKKAIMLVWRAAANHRYASVFLQPVSDDIAPGYHSIVHRPMDLSAIKKNIESGQIRTTAEFQRDIMLMFQNAVMYNSSDHDVYHMALEMQRDVLEQIQQFLATQLIMQTSESGIGTKSLRGREANRKQDPNEKDSLSMASPAFLLSLFDGGTRGRRSAIEADMKMKK, from the exons CATTGTGCCTCCCAGTATTCAGAGCTGCTGGAAGCCACAGAAGCCCCAAA GCGCAAACGTGGTGAGAAGGGCGAGGTGGTCGAAACCATTGAGGATGTGATTGTCCGTCGGCTTACAGCGGAGAGGATCGAGGAACTCAAGAGATTGATCAAAGACACACAGGAGAAATACAG AAAACTAAAGAAAGAAGTGGATTTGATCCAAGCCGGTCATATGGACCCTAAACTAGAGGAGCTGTGGGGAGAAATAGAGCT AAAGAGGAAGCAAGAAGAGGAGGAGGCGGAGCAAAAGAAGAGGGCGACTGAAGCAGCCTATCAGG ttcGCCAGGCAGCTAAAAACACACCAAAGAGAGTTCCCAGCGTAACCGTACGTTCTCCACCCGGTTCTGGTTCACCAGGCTTGGACATCTCACATGCGGACACATCGCAGCCAATGACAGACGAGCCCTGTGTCAGTTCCATG GCTCAGGGGGTGCCTACCTTTATGCCTGTATCAGAGGTCACAGGACCTAAAGAGTCAACCATGGGAGCTCTGGTGGATGACTCCCCACAGAAGAAGCACCTTAACCCAAAAGCCACACCTCCTCCTTCCCCGCTGCTGTCTGAACTACTGAAAAAGGGCAGCCTAATAGCAGCCAGCTCTAGACTG GTTGTTGAAGGAGAAGTGGTCGCGGGTTTGAGTAACGGTTCGCATGGAGTTGAGCTTCATGCAGCTGCTGCGCTGCCAACCAATCAGGACATTGCAGCCG ATGTTCCTACGTTATCTCGTCTGTTGGAGAGCTCCATCCCAGCGCAACAGCCTGTCAGTGCTGAACCCCCTAAGCCCCCTACGGTGGTCCCACCAGCTCCAGACCACCTCTCTGTGCCCAATGCAG GGGCAGCAGCCGTCGCTGAAGGGTCTGGGACGGAGGCTGTAATGGCTGGCTCGTCCACGCCAGCGGAAGTTGAGGAGAAAGAAGCGGAGCTGGTGGAGGAGGACACAGTGGTGTCTGTGTCGTACATGGCTCATGAACTGGACCTAGAGACGGTTGGAGACATCATCGCTATAATTGAGGAGAAG GTGGATGACCCTGTGGAGGCTCTGGATGCCGCTGCTGTGGAAGCTGCTCTATCTCTTTGTGAAGACCCAGCGGTCGGGGGACATCTCTCCAGCCCTTGGGAGTCCCAGACTTTTAAAGCAGGTGAACCAGAGCCAGACGTCCAGCAGAATGCCGTCCCAGTGGACCCACAGAGTGGCTCGGACCTTGTGGGTGTGCAAGGAGAAATGGAGGTTTTGGTTGAGGGAACAGAAAAACCAGAGGTGGCCAACGGGGTAATGGAGGACTCCGTGGTGACGGCTGTCCCTGATGTTGAGCAGAGCCAGGACTCTGAGGTTAAGATGGAGGCGGAGAGGGAAGGAGAAGGGGACGATGGGATGGAGGAGGCACAAGAGGAGAACAGAACCCCGAGTCCAACTGTGAAGTGTGAGGGGGAAGATTGGGTTCAGCCGGAGACTGCGACACCCTGTTTGGACTCTGAAGACAGCTCGGCATCAGCGAAAGATGCAAAG GAGGTGAAGGAAGAGGATGGAGGCAGTGAAGTGGATGTGGATGAAGGGATGGAGATGAAGGATTGTGGAGATGGGGATGGAGATGGGCCGTATCTCTCCGAAGTGGACCCTCCAGCCAGTGAAAGTGAGGATGGATATGGTAGTCACTCTCAGCGATACACTACAGCAGACTCTACAGCCAGCAGCCCTGCATCATCGCAGTT TTCCATGTGCAGTGAAGATCAAGAAGCCCTGCAAGCTCAGAAGATCTGGAAGAAGGCCATTATGCTGGTGTGGCGTGCAGCGGCCAATCACAG GTATGCGAGTGTATTTCTGCAGCCGGTCTCGGATGACATCGCGCCCGGTTACCACAGCATCGTACATAG ACCTATGGATCTGTCAGCTATCAAAAAGAACATCGAGTCGGGACAGATCCGTACGACGGCGGAGTTTCAGCGCGACATCATGCTGATGTTTCAGAACGCCGTGATGTACAACAGCTCGGATCACGACGTGTACCACATGGCCCTGGAAATGCAGAGAGATGTCCTGGAACAGATCCAGCAGTTCTTAGCCACGCAGTTGATCATGCAGACGTCTGAATCGGGCATCGGCACCAAGAGTCTGCGTGGAAGAGAGGCTAACCGCAAACAAGACCCGAACGAGAAG GACAGCCTCTCCATGGCATCTCCTGCTTTtcttctctctcttttt GACGGAGGCACCAGAGGGCGTCGCAGTGCCATTGAGGCagatatgaagatgaaaaagtga
- the brd8b gene encoding bromodomain-containing protein 8 isoform X4, with protein sequence MSTGVGKHKMLALGPTEPWSIREKLCLASSVMRSGDQNWVSVSRAIKPFSESGRPPDWFSQKHCASQYSELLEATEAPKRKRGEKGEVVETIEDVIVRRLTAERIEELKRLIKDTQEKYRKLKKEVDLIQAGHMDPKLEELWGEIELKRKQEEEEAEQKKRATEAAYQVRQAAKNTPKRVPSVTVRSPPGSGSPGLDISHADTSQPMTDEPCVSSMAQGVPTFMPVSEVTGPKESTMGALVDDSPQKKHLNPKATPPPSPLLSELLKKGSLIAASSRLVVEGEVVAGLSNGSHGVELHAAAALPTNQDIAADVPTLSRLLESSIPAQQPVSAEPPKPPTVVPPAPDHLSVPNAGAAAVAEGSGTEAVMAGSSTPAEVEEKEAELVEEDTVVSVSYMAHELDLETVGDIIAIIEEKVDDPVEALDAAAVEAALSLCEDPAVGGHLSSPWESQTFKAGEPEPDVQQNAVPVDPQSGSDLVGVQGEMEVLVEGTEKPEVANGVMEDSVVTAVPDVEQSQDSEVKMEAEREGEGDDGMEEAQEENRTPSPTVKCEGEDWVQPETATPCLDSEDSSASAKDAKEVKEEDGGSEVDVDEGMEMKDCGDGDGDGPYLSEVDPPASESEDGYGSHSQRYTTADSTASSPASSQFSMCSEDQEALQAQKIWKKAIMLVWRAAANHRYASVFLQPVSDDIAPGYHSIVHRPMDLSAIKKNIESGQIRTTAEFQRDIMLMFQNAVMYNSSDHDVYHMALEMQRDVLEQIQQFLATQLIMQTSESGIGTKSLRGREANRKQDPNEKTLSPAHKDPHLEQESPARRKRNNSKQDTNEKDGGTRGRRSAIEADMKMKK encoded by the exons CATTGTGCCTCCCAGTATTCAGAGCTGCTGGAAGCCACAGAAGCCCCAAA GCGCAAACGTGGTGAGAAGGGCGAGGTGGTCGAAACCATTGAGGATGTGATTGTCCGTCGGCTTACAGCGGAGAGGATCGAGGAACTCAAGAGATTGATCAAAGACACACAGGAGAAATACAG AAAACTAAAGAAAGAAGTGGATTTGATCCAAGCCGGTCATATGGACCCTAAACTAGAGGAGCTGTGGGGAGAAATAGAGCT AAAGAGGAAGCAAGAAGAGGAGGAGGCGGAGCAAAAGAAGAGGGCGACTGAAGCAGCCTATCAGG ttcGCCAGGCAGCTAAAAACACACCAAAGAGAGTTCCCAGCGTAACCGTACGTTCTCCACCCGGTTCTGGTTCACCAGGCTTGGACATCTCACATGCGGACACATCGCAGCCAATGACAGACGAGCCCTGTGTCAGTTCCATG GCTCAGGGGGTGCCTACCTTTATGCCTGTATCAGAGGTCACAGGACCTAAAGAGTCAACCATGGGAGCTCTGGTGGATGACTCCCCACAGAAGAAGCACCTTAACCCAAAAGCCACACCTCCTCCTTCCCCGCTGCTGTCTGAACTACTGAAAAAGGGCAGCCTAATAGCAGCCAGCTCTAGACTG GTTGTTGAAGGAGAAGTGGTCGCGGGTTTGAGTAACGGTTCGCATGGAGTTGAGCTTCATGCAGCTGCTGCGCTGCCAACCAATCAGGACATTGCAGCCG ATGTTCCTACGTTATCTCGTCTGTTGGAGAGCTCCATCCCAGCGCAACAGCCTGTCAGTGCTGAACCCCCTAAGCCCCCTACGGTGGTCCCACCAGCTCCAGACCACCTCTCTGTGCCCAATGCAG GGGCAGCAGCCGTCGCTGAAGGGTCTGGGACGGAGGCTGTAATGGCTGGCTCGTCCACGCCAGCGGAAGTTGAGGAGAAAGAAGCGGAGCTGGTGGAGGAGGACACAGTGGTGTCTGTGTCGTACATGGCTCATGAACTGGACCTAGAGACGGTTGGAGACATCATCGCTATAATTGAGGAGAAG GTGGATGACCCTGTGGAGGCTCTGGATGCCGCTGCTGTGGAAGCTGCTCTATCTCTTTGTGAAGACCCAGCGGTCGGGGGACATCTCTCCAGCCCTTGGGAGTCCCAGACTTTTAAAGCAGGTGAACCAGAGCCAGACGTCCAGCAGAATGCCGTCCCAGTGGACCCACAGAGTGGCTCGGACCTTGTGGGTGTGCAAGGAGAAATGGAGGTTTTGGTTGAGGGAACAGAAAAACCAGAGGTGGCCAACGGGGTAATGGAGGACTCCGTGGTGACGGCTGTCCCTGATGTTGAGCAGAGCCAGGACTCTGAGGTTAAGATGGAGGCGGAGAGGGAAGGAGAAGGGGACGATGGGATGGAGGAGGCACAAGAGGAGAACAGAACCCCGAGTCCAACTGTGAAGTGTGAGGGGGAAGATTGGGTTCAGCCGGAGACTGCGACACCCTGTTTGGACTCTGAAGACAGCTCGGCATCAGCGAAAGATGCAAAG GAGGTGAAGGAAGAGGATGGAGGCAGTGAAGTGGATGTGGATGAAGGGATGGAGATGAAGGATTGTGGAGATGGGGATGGAGATGGGCCGTATCTCTCCGAAGTGGACCCTCCAGCCAGTGAAAGTGAGGATGGATATGGTAGTCACTCTCAGCGATACACTACAGCAGACTCTACAGCCAGCAGCCCTGCATCATCGCAGTT TTCCATGTGCAGTGAAGATCAAGAAGCCCTGCAAGCTCAGAAGATCTGGAAGAAGGCCATTATGCTGGTGTGGCGTGCAGCGGCCAATCACAG GTATGCGAGTGTATTTCTGCAGCCGGTCTCGGATGACATCGCGCCCGGTTACCACAGCATCGTACATAG ACCTATGGATCTGTCAGCTATCAAAAAGAACATCGAGTCGGGACAGATCCGTACGACGGCGGAGTTTCAGCGCGACATCATGCTGATGTTTCAGAACGCCGTGATGTACAACAGCTCGGATCACGACGTGTACCACATGGCCCTGGAAATGCAGAGAGATGTCCTGGAACAGATCCAGCAGTTCTTAGCCACGCAGTTGATCATGCAGACGTCTGAATCGGGCATCGGCACCAAGAGTCTGCGTGGAAGAGAGGCTAACCGCAAACAAGACCCGAACGAGAAG ACCCTGAGTCCTGCACACAAAGACCCTCATTTAGAGCAAGAGTCACCAGCAAGaagaaaaaggaacaactccAAACAAGACACAAATGAGAAG GACGGAGGCACCAGAGGGCGTCGCAGTGCCATTGAGGCagatatgaagatgaaaaagtga
- the brd8b gene encoding bromodomain-containing protein 8 isoform X7: protein MSTGVGKHKMLALGPTEPWSIREKLCLASSVMRSGDQNWVSVSRAIKPFSESGRPPDWFSQKHCASQYSELLEATEAPKRKRGEKGEVVETIEDVIVRRLTAERIEELKRLIKDTQEKYRKLKKEVDLIQAGHMDPKLEELWGEIELKRKQEEEEAEQKKRATEAAYQVRQAAKNTPKRVPSVTVRSPPGSGSPGLDISHADTSQPMTDEPCVSSMAQGVPTFMPVSEVTGPKESTMGALVDDSPQKKHLNPKATPPPSPLLSELLKKGSLIAASSRLVVEGEVVAGLSNGSHGVELHAAAALPTNQDIAAGAAAVAEGSGTEAVMAGSSTPAEVEEKEAELVEEDTVVSVSYMAHELDLETVGDIIAIIEEKVDDPVEALDAAAVEAALSLCEDPAVGGHLSSPWESQTFKAGEPEPDVQQNAVPVDPQSGSDLVGVQGEMEVLVEGTEKPEVANGVMEDSVVTAVPDVEQSQDSEVKMEAEREGEGDDGMEEAQEENRTPSPTVKCEGEDWVQPETATPCLDSEDSSASAKDAKVLVITAAEVKEEDGGSEVDVDEGMEMKDCGDGDGDGPYLSEVDPPASESEDGYGSHSQRYTTADSTASSPASSQFSMCSEDQEALQAQKIWKKAIMLVWRAAANHRYASVFLQPVSDDIAPGYHSIVHRPMDLSAIKKNIESGQIRTTAEFQRDIMLMFQNAVMYNSSDHDVYHMALEMQRDVLEQIQQFLATQLIMQTSESGIGTKSLRGREANRKQDPNEKTLSPAHKDPHLEQESPARRKRNNSKQDTNEKDSLSMASPAFLLSLFDGGTRGRRSAIEADMKMKK, encoded by the exons CATTGTGCCTCCCAGTATTCAGAGCTGCTGGAAGCCACAGAAGCCCCAAA GCGCAAACGTGGTGAGAAGGGCGAGGTGGTCGAAACCATTGAGGATGTGATTGTCCGTCGGCTTACAGCGGAGAGGATCGAGGAACTCAAGAGATTGATCAAAGACACACAGGAGAAATACAG AAAACTAAAGAAAGAAGTGGATTTGATCCAAGCCGGTCATATGGACCCTAAACTAGAGGAGCTGTGGGGAGAAATAGAGCT AAAGAGGAAGCAAGAAGAGGAGGAGGCGGAGCAAAAGAAGAGGGCGACTGAAGCAGCCTATCAGG ttcGCCAGGCAGCTAAAAACACACCAAAGAGAGTTCCCAGCGTAACCGTACGTTCTCCACCCGGTTCTGGTTCACCAGGCTTGGACATCTCACATGCGGACACATCGCAGCCAATGACAGACGAGCCCTGTGTCAGTTCCATG GCTCAGGGGGTGCCTACCTTTATGCCTGTATCAGAGGTCACAGGACCTAAAGAGTCAACCATGGGAGCTCTGGTGGATGACTCCCCACAGAAGAAGCACCTTAACCCAAAAGCCACACCTCCTCCTTCCCCGCTGCTGTCTGAACTACTGAAAAAGGGCAGCCTAATAGCAGCCAGCTCTAGACTG GTTGTTGAAGGAGAAGTGGTCGCGGGTTTGAGTAACGGTTCGCATGGAGTTGAGCTTCATGCAGCTGCTGCGCTGCCAACCAATCAGGACATTGCAGCCG GGGCAGCAGCCGTCGCTGAAGGGTCTGGGACGGAGGCTGTAATGGCTGGCTCGTCCACGCCAGCGGAAGTTGAGGAGAAAGAAGCGGAGCTGGTGGAGGAGGACACAGTGGTGTCTGTGTCGTACATGGCTCATGAACTGGACCTAGAGACGGTTGGAGACATCATCGCTATAATTGAGGAGAAG GTGGATGACCCTGTGGAGGCTCTGGATGCCGCTGCTGTGGAAGCTGCTCTATCTCTTTGTGAAGACCCAGCGGTCGGGGGACATCTCTCCAGCCCTTGGGAGTCCCAGACTTTTAAAGCAGGTGAACCAGAGCCAGACGTCCAGCAGAATGCCGTCCCAGTGGACCCACAGAGTGGCTCGGACCTTGTGGGTGTGCAAGGAGAAATGGAGGTTTTGGTTGAGGGAACAGAAAAACCAGAGGTGGCCAACGGGGTAATGGAGGACTCCGTGGTGACGGCTGTCCCTGATGTTGAGCAGAGCCAGGACTCTGAGGTTAAGATGGAGGCGGAGAGGGAAGGAGAAGGGGACGATGGGATGGAGGAGGCACAAGAGGAGAACAGAACCCCGAGTCCAACTGTGAAGTGTGAGGGGGAAGATTGGGTTCAGCCGGAGACTGCGACACCCTGTTTGGACTCTGAAGACAGCTCGGCATCAGCGAAAGATGCAAAGGTATTGGTGATAACAGCAGCA GAGGTGAAGGAAGAGGATGGAGGCAGTGAAGTGGATGTGGATGAAGGGATGGAGATGAAGGATTGTGGAGATGGGGATGGAGATGGGCCGTATCTCTCCGAAGTGGACCCTCCAGCCAGTGAAAGTGAGGATGGATATGGTAGTCACTCTCAGCGATACACTACAGCAGACTCTACAGCCAGCAGCCCTGCATCATCGCAGTT TTCCATGTGCAGTGAAGATCAAGAAGCCCTGCAAGCTCAGAAGATCTGGAAGAAGGCCATTATGCTGGTGTGGCGTGCAGCGGCCAATCACAG GTATGCGAGTGTATTTCTGCAGCCGGTCTCGGATGACATCGCGCCCGGTTACCACAGCATCGTACATAG ACCTATGGATCTGTCAGCTATCAAAAAGAACATCGAGTCGGGACAGATCCGTACGACGGCGGAGTTTCAGCGCGACATCATGCTGATGTTTCAGAACGCCGTGATGTACAACAGCTCGGATCACGACGTGTACCACATGGCCCTGGAAATGCAGAGAGATGTCCTGGAACAGATCCAGCAGTTCTTAGCCACGCAGTTGATCATGCAGACGTCTGAATCGGGCATCGGCACCAAGAGTCTGCGTGGAAGAGAGGCTAACCGCAAACAAGACCCGAACGAGAAG ACCCTGAGTCCTGCACACAAAGACCCTCATTTAGAGCAAGAGTCACCAGCAAGaagaaaaaggaacaactccAAACAAGACACAAATGAGAAG GACAGCCTCTCCATGGCATCTCCTGCTTTtcttctctctcttttt GACGGAGGCACCAGAGGGCGTCGCAGTGCCATTGAGGCagatatgaagatgaaaaagtga
- the brd8b gene encoding bromodomain-containing protein 8 isoform X1 yields the protein MSTGVGKHKMLALGPTEPWSIREKLCLASSVMRSGDQNWVSVSRAIKPFSESGRPPDWFSQKHCASQYSELLEATEAPKRKRGEKGEVVETIEDVIVRRLTAERIEELKRLIKDTQEKYRKLKKEVDLIQAGHMDPKLEELWGEIELKRKQEEEEAEQKKRATEAAYQVRQAAKNTPKRVPSVTVRSPPGSGSPGLDISHADTSQPMTDEPCVSSMAQGVPTFMPVSEVTGPKESTMGALVDDSPQKKHLNPKATPPPSPLLSELLKKGSLIAASSRLVVEGEVVAGLSNGSHGVELHAAAALPTNQDIAADVPTLSRLLESSIPAQQPVSAEPPKPPTVVPPAPDHLSVPNAGAAAVAEGSGTEAVMAGSSTPAEVEEKEAELVEEDTVVSVSYMAHELDLETVGDIIAIIEEKVDDPVEALDAAAVEAALSLCEDPAVGGHLSSPWESQTFKAGEPEPDVQQNAVPVDPQSGSDLVGVQGEMEVLVEGTEKPEVANGVMEDSVVTAVPDVEQSQDSEVKMEAEREGEGDDGMEEAQEENRTPSPTVKCEGEDWVQPETATPCLDSEDSSASAKDAKVLVITAAEVKEEDGGSEVDVDEGMEMKDCGDGDGDGPYLSEVDPPASESEDGYGSHSQRYTTADSTASSPASSQFSMCSEDQEALQAQKIWKKAIMLVWRAAANHRYASVFLQPVSDDIAPGYHSIVHRPMDLSAIKKNIESGQIRTTAEFQRDIMLMFQNAVMYNSSDHDVYHMALEMQRDVLEQIQQFLATQLIMQTSESGIGTKSLRGREANRKQDPNEKTLSPAHKDPHLEQESPARRKRNNSKQDTNEKDSLSMASPAFLLSLFDGGTRGRRSAIEADMKMKK from the exons CATTGTGCCTCCCAGTATTCAGAGCTGCTGGAAGCCACAGAAGCCCCAAA GCGCAAACGTGGTGAGAAGGGCGAGGTGGTCGAAACCATTGAGGATGTGATTGTCCGTCGGCTTACAGCGGAGAGGATCGAGGAACTCAAGAGATTGATCAAAGACACACAGGAGAAATACAG AAAACTAAAGAAAGAAGTGGATTTGATCCAAGCCGGTCATATGGACCCTAAACTAGAGGAGCTGTGGGGAGAAATAGAGCT AAAGAGGAAGCAAGAAGAGGAGGAGGCGGAGCAAAAGAAGAGGGCGACTGAAGCAGCCTATCAGG ttcGCCAGGCAGCTAAAAACACACCAAAGAGAGTTCCCAGCGTAACCGTACGTTCTCCACCCGGTTCTGGTTCACCAGGCTTGGACATCTCACATGCGGACACATCGCAGCCAATGACAGACGAGCCCTGTGTCAGTTCCATG GCTCAGGGGGTGCCTACCTTTATGCCTGTATCAGAGGTCACAGGACCTAAAGAGTCAACCATGGGAGCTCTGGTGGATGACTCCCCACAGAAGAAGCACCTTAACCCAAAAGCCACACCTCCTCCTTCCCCGCTGCTGTCTGAACTACTGAAAAAGGGCAGCCTAATAGCAGCCAGCTCTAGACTG GTTGTTGAAGGAGAAGTGGTCGCGGGTTTGAGTAACGGTTCGCATGGAGTTGAGCTTCATGCAGCTGCTGCGCTGCCAACCAATCAGGACATTGCAGCCG ATGTTCCTACGTTATCTCGTCTGTTGGAGAGCTCCATCCCAGCGCAACAGCCTGTCAGTGCTGAACCCCCTAAGCCCCCTACGGTGGTCCCACCAGCTCCAGACCACCTCTCTGTGCCCAATGCAG GGGCAGCAGCCGTCGCTGAAGGGTCTGGGACGGAGGCTGTAATGGCTGGCTCGTCCACGCCAGCGGAAGTTGAGGAGAAAGAAGCGGAGCTGGTGGAGGAGGACACAGTGGTGTCTGTGTCGTACATGGCTCATGAACTGGACCTAGAGACGGTTGGAGACATCATCGCTATAATTGAGGAGAAG GTGGATGACCCTGTGGAGGCTCTGGATGCCGCTGCTGTGGAAGCTGCTCTATCTCTTTGTGAAGACCCAGCGGTCGGGGGACATCTCTCCAGCCCTTGGGAGTCCCAGACTTTTAAAGCAGGTGAACCAGAGCCAGACGTCCAGCAGAATGCCGTCCCAGTGGACCCACAGAGTGGCTCGGACCTTGTGGGTGTGCAAGGAGAAATGGAGGTTTTGGTTGAGGGAACAGAAAAACCAGAGGTGGCCAACGGGGTAATGGAGGACTCCGTGGTGACGGCTGTCCCTGATGTTGAGCAGAGCCAGGACTCTGAGGTTAAGATGGAGGCGGAGAGGGAAGGAGAAGGGGACGATGGGATGGAGGAGGCACAAGAGGAGAACAGAACCCCGAGTCCAACTGTGAAGTGTGAGGGGGAAGATTGGGTTCAGCCGGAGACTGCGACACCCTGTTTGGACTCTGAAGACAGCTCGGCATCAGCGAAAGATGCAAAGGTATTGGTGATAACAGCAGCA GAGGTGAAGGAAGAGGATGGAGGCAGTGAAGTGGATGTGGATGAAGGGATGGAGATGAAGGATTGTGGAGATGGGGATGGAGATGGGCCGTATCTCTCCGAAGTGGACCCTCCAGCCAGTGAAAGTGAGGATGGATATGGTAGTCACTCTCAGCGATACACTACAGCAGACTCTACAGCCAGCAGCCCTGCATCATCGCAGTT TTCCATGTGCAGTGAAGATCAAGAAGCCCTGCAAGCTCAGAAGATCTGGAAGAAGGCCATTATGCTGGTGTGGCGTGCAGCGGCCAATCACAG GTATGCGAGTGTATTTCTGCAGCCGGTCTCGGATGACATCGCGCCCGGTTACCACAGCATCGTACATAG ACCTATGGATCTGTCAGCTATCAAAAAGAACATCGAGTCGGGACAGATCCGTACGACGGCGGAGTTTCAGCGCGACATCATGCTGATGTTTCAGAACGCCGTGATGTACAACAGCTCGGATCACGACGTGTACCACATGGCCCTGGAAATGCAGAGAGATGTCCTGGAACAGATCCAGCAGTTCTTAGCCACGCAGTTGATCATGCAGACGTCTGAATCGGGCATCGGCACCAAGAGTCTGCGTGGAAGAGAGGCTAACCGCAAACAAGACCCGAACGAGAAG ACCCTGAGTCCTGCACACAAAGACCCTCATTTAGAGCAAGAGTCACCAGCAAGaagaaaaaggaacaactccAAACAAGACACAAATGAGAAG GACAGCCTCTCCATGGCATCTCCTGCTTTtcttctctctcttttt GACGGAGGCACCAGAGGGCGTCGCAGTGCCATTGAGGCagatatgaagatgaaaaagtga